The Mixophyes fleayi isolate aMixFle1 chromosome 1, aMixFle1.hap1, whole genome shotgun sequence genome includes a region encoding these proteins:
- the ADD1 gene encoding alpha-adducin isoform X4, protein MNGDADAGVVTSPPPTNAPHKEKYFDRVDENNPEYLRERNMAPDLRQDFNMMEQKKRVSMILQSPAFCDELETMIQDQLKKGKNPTGLLALQQIADFMTTSVPSVYPSAPQGGMAALNLSLGMVTPVNDLRGSDSIAYEKGEKLLRCKLAAFYRLADLFGWSQLIYNHITVRVSSEQEHFLIVPFGLLYSEVTASSLVKINLQGDLIDRGSTNLGVNKAGFTLHSAIYAARPDVKCIVHIHTAAGAAVSAMKCGLLPLSPEALCLGEVTYHDYHGILVDEEEKILIQKNLGPRSRVLILRNHGLVTMGETVEEAFYYIHQLVSACEIQVRTLASAGGPDNLVLLDPGKYKKSRSPESPSGEAVTHPKWLIGEQEFEALMRMLDNLGYRTGYPYRCPALRDKAKKYSDVEIPASVTGYSFGSDGDSGSCSPLRHSFQKQQREKTKWLNSGRADDAPDEGQNGGSPKSKTKVWTNITHDHVKPLLQSLSSGVCVPSCITNCLWTKEDGLRTATSAVPNLFVPLNTDPKEVQEMRNKIREQNLQDIKTAGPQSQVLCGGMVDRSMAQGELITASKAIIEKEYQPRVIISTAGPNPFNKLTDRELDEYRKEVERKQKDAEEGEITFPDVPVTSARAEDAAGDVQVLPAEVLEENTMVCQDLLVDQLPVIEVSTLEVERVDVSLEEPNKPESPHREFHTAVVRALNTNSSVLPSNSDQPEELAEQKDTIPDHSLARTPPSTPNRQEESQQEQTYKDDSDAATFKQTLPDLTPDEPSEALCFPASAKPNEEQPASGDEDLPKAHTETSHEEIKGLEPQNVESLPATPVAQDAVQADTTAADSAQQQADAAQAEVAPADAAQADAGSDESPGKSPSKKKKKFRTPSFLKKNKKKSES, encoded by the exons ATGAACGGTGATGCGGATGCAGGGGTGGTGACCTCGCCACCCCCAACAAATGCTCCACACAAAGAGAAGTATTTTGACCGGGTGGATGAGAATAACCCAGAGTACCTGAGAGAACGCAATATGGCACCAGACCTTCGCCAGGACTTCAACATGATGGAGCAGAAGAAGAGGGTTTCCATGATTCTTCAGAGTCCG GCCTTTTGCGACGAACTGGAAACTATGATCCAAGACCaacttaaaaaaggaaaaaacccCACTGGGTTATTGGCACTACAGCAAATAGCAGACTTCATGACTACAAGCGTACCGAGTGTTTACCCATCAGCCCCTCAAGGAGGAATGGCTGCATTAAACCTAA GCTTGGGAATGGTAACTCCTGTGAATGATCTAAGAGGATCTGACTCTATTGCTTATGAAAAGGGAGAGAAGTTGCTTCGGTGTAAATTGGCCGCATTTTATCGATTAGCAGATTTGTTTGGATGGTCCCAGTTGATCTACAATCACATTACT GTCAGAGTGAGTTCAGAACAAGAACACTTCCTGATTGTCCCCTTTGGTCTCCTCTACAGTGAAGTTACAGCTTCTAGTCTG GTTAAAATCAATCTGCAAGGTGATCTGATTGATCGTGGCAGCACAAACCTGGGAGTGAATAAAGCTGGATTCACATTGCATTCTGCGATTTATGCTGCTCGACCTGATGTGAAATGCATTGTCCATATCCACACCGCTGCTGGGGCCGCA GTGTCTGCAATGAAATGTGGCTTGTTGCCTCTGTCTCCGGAAGCCCTGTGTTTAGGAGAAGTGACTTATCACGACTATCATGGCATACTGGTTGACGAAGAAGAGAAAATATTAATACAGAAGAACTTGGGTCCTAGAAGCCGA GTACTTATTCTCCGAAATCATGGACTGGTAACTATGGGAGAGACCGTTGAAGAGGCTTTTTATTATATACACCAGCTCGTGTCTGCTTGCGAGATTCAG GTACGCACCCTGGCCAGTGCCGGGGGTCCAGATAACTTGGTACTACTAGACCCTGGAAAATACAAAAAGTCCCGTTCACCTGAGTCACCATCTGGAGAAGCGGTTACACACCCAAAATGGCTCATTGGGGAGCAGGAGTTTGAAGCCCTCATGCGAATGCTGGATAACCTG GGATATAGAACCGGCTACCCCTATCGATGCCCTGCCCTGCGAGACAAGGCCAAAAAGTACAGTGACGTAGAGATCCCCGCCAGTGTCACTGGCTACTCCTTTGGCAGTGACGGTGACTCGGGCTCGTGTTCCCCTCTCAGACACAGTTTTCAGAAACAGCAGCGCGAGAAGACAAAGTGGCTGAACTCTGGTAGAGCAGATGACGCCCCAGATGAAGGGCAGAACGGAGGCAGCCCCAAGTCGAAGACTAAGGTGTGGACGAACATTACACACGATCACGTGAAACCCTTGCTGCAGTCTCTCTCGTCCGGTGTCTGCGTGCCAAGCTGTATAACCAACTGCTTG TGGACTAAGGAGGACGGGCTTAGAACGGCCACCTCTGCTGTCCCTAACCTGTTTGTTCCATTGAACACAGACCCCAAGGAAGTACAAGAAATGAGGAACAAG ATAAGGGAACAGAACTTACAAGACATTAAGACTGCCGGTCCCCAGTCCCAGGTCCTGTGTGGGGGCATGGTGGACAGGAGCATGGCGCAG GGAGAACTGATTACGGCTTCCAAGGCCATCATTGAGAAGGAGTACCAGCCACGCGTTATTATCAGCACAGCCGGCCCCAACCCCTTCAACAAGCTGACAGACCGAGAGCTGGATGAGTATCGCAAGGAAGTGGAGCGCAAGCAGAAGGATGCTGAAG AGGGTGAAATTACGTTTCCGGATGTTCCAGTGACCTCTGCAAGAGCAGAAGATGCAGCAGGTGATGTACAGGTTCTCCCAGCAGAAGTCTTGGAAGAGAACACCATGGTTTGTCAGGACCTATTGGTAGACCAGTTACCAGTGATAGAGGTGTCTACTCTAGAAGTGGAAAGAGTGGACGTTTCTCTGGAAGAGCCAAATAAACCGGAGTCTCCTCACAGAGAGTTTCACACAGCCGTCGTCCGAGCCCTTAACACCAACTCCAGTGTCTTGCCTAGTAATTCAG ATCAGCCAGAAGAGTTGGCAGAACAGAAGGACACTATTCCTGACCACTCTTTAGCCCGTACACCTCCCAGTACCCCCAACAGACAAGAAG AATCTCAGCAGGAGCAGACTTACAAAGATGACAGTGATGCTGCAACCTTCAAGCAGACTCTTCCAGACCTGACCCCGGATGAACCATCTGAAGCCCTCTGCTTCCCAGCGTCTGCAAAACCAAATGAAGAACAACCGGCTTCTGGTGATGAAGACCTCCCAAAGGCCCATACAGAAACCTCTCATGAAGAAATTAAAGGACTTGAACCACAGAACGTTGAGTCTCTTCCTGCCACGCCGGTAGCCCAGGATGCCGTGCAGGCGGATACGACTGCGGCAGACTCGGCACAACAACAGGCGGACGCTGCGCAGGCAGAGGTGGCACCGGCAGACGCGGCACAGGCAGACGCTGGCAGCGACGAGTCTCCTGGAAAATCCCCCtccaaaaagaagaagaaattccGTACCCCTTCCTTCCTGAAGAAGAACAAAAAGAAGAGCGAGTCGTAA
- the ADD1 gene encoding alpha-adducin isoform X12, with protein MNGDADAGVVTSPPPTNAPHKEKYFDRVDENNPEYLRERNMAPDLRQDFNMMEQKKRVSMILQSPAFCDELETMIQDQLKKGKNPTGLLALQQIADFMTTSVPSVYPSAPQGGMAALNLSLGMVTPVNDLRGSDSIAYEKGEKLLRCKLAAFYRLADLFGWSQLIYNHITVRVSSEQEHFLIVPFGLLYSEVTASSLVKINLQGDLIDRGSTNLGVNKAGFTLHSAIYAARPDVKCIVHIHTAAGAAVSAMKCGLLPLSPEALCLGEVTYHDYHGILVDEEEKILIQKNLGPRSRVLILRNHGLVTMGETVEEAFYYIHQLVSACEIQVRTLASAGGPDNLVLLDPGKYKKSRSPESPSGEAVTHPKWLIGEQEFEALMRMLDNLGYRTGYPYRCPALRDKAKKYSDVEIPASVTGYSFGSDGDSGSCSPLRHSFQKQQREKTKWLNSGRADDAPDEGQNGGSPKSKTKWTKEDGLRTATSAVPNLFVPLNTDPKEVQEMRNKIREQNLQDIKTAGPQSQVLCGGMVDRSMAQGELITASKAIIEKEYQPRVIISTAGPNPFNKLTDRELDEYRKEVERKQKDAEEGEITFPDVPVTSARAEDAAGDVQVLPAEVLEENTMVCQDLLVDQLPVIEVSTLEVERVDVSLEEPNKPESPHREFHTAVVRALNTNSSVLPSNSDQPEELAEQKDTIPDHSLARTPPSTPNRQEGDGYAKEYLLP; from the exons ATGAACGGTGATGCGGATGCAGGGGTGGTGACCTCGCCACCCCCAACAAATGCTCCACACAAAGAGAAGTATTTTGACCGGGTGGATGAGAATAACCCAGAGTACCTGAGAGAACGCAATATGGCACCAGACCTTCGCCAGGACTTCAACATGATGGAGCAGAAGAAGAGGGTTTCCATGATTCTTCAGAGTCCG GCCTTTTGCGACGAACTGGAAACTATGATCCAAGACCaacttaaaaaaggaaaaaacccCACTGGGTTATTGGCACTACAGCAAATAGCAGACTTCATGACTACAAGCGTACCGAGTGTTTACCCATCAGCCCCTCAAGGAGGAATGGCTGCATTAAACCTAA GCTTGGGAATGGTAACTCCTGTGAATGATCTAAGAGGATCTGACTCTATTGCTTATGAAAAGGGAGAGAAGTTGCTTCGGTGTAAATTGGCCGCATTTTATCGATTAGCAGATTTGTTTGGATGGTCCCAGTTGATCTACAATCACATTACT GTCAGAGTGAGTTCAGAACAAGAACACTTCCTGATTGTCCCCTTTGGTCTCCTCTACAGTGAAGTTACAGCTTCTAGTCTG GTTAAAATCAATCTGCAAGGTGATCTGATTGATCGTGGCAGCACAAACCTGGGAGTGAATAAAGCTGGATTCACATTGCATTCTGCGATTTATGCTGCTCGACCTGATGTGAAATGCATTGTCCATATCCACACCGCTGCTGGGGCCGCA GTGTCTGCAATGAAATGTGGCTTGTTGCCTCTGTCTCCGGAAGCCCTGTGTTTAGGAGAAGTGACTTATCACGACTATCATGGCATACTGGTTGACGAAGAAGAGAAAATATTAATACAGAAGAACTTGGGTCCTAGAAGCCGA GTACTTATTCTCCGAAATCATGGACTGGTAACTATGGGAGAGACCGTTGAAGAGGCTTTTTATTATATACACCAGCTCGTGTCTGCTTGCGAGATTCAG GTACGCACCCTGGCCAGTGCCGGGGGTCCAGATAACTTGGTACTACTAGACCCTGGAAAATACAAAAAGTCCCGTTCACCTGAGTCACCATCTGGAGAAGCGGTTACACACCCAAAATGGCTCATTGGGGAGCAGGAGTTTGAAGCCCTCATGCGAATGCTGGATAACCTG GGATATAGAACCGGCTACCCCTATCGATGCCCTGCCCTGCGAGACAAGGCCAAAAAGTACAGTGACGTAGAGATCCCCGCCAGTGTCACTGGCTACTCCTTTGGCAGTGACGGTGACTCGGGCTCGTGTTCCCCTCTCAGACACAGTTTTCAGAAACAGCAGCGCGAGAAGACAAAGTGGCTGAACTCTGGTAGAGCAGATGACGCCCCAGATGAAGGGCAGAACGGAGGCAGCCCCAAGTCGAAGACTAAG TGGACTAAGGAGGACGGGCTTAGAACGGCCACCTCTGCTGTCCCTAACCTGTTTGTTCCATTGAACACAGACCCCAAGGAAGTACAAGAAATGAGGAACAAG ATAAGGGAACAGAACTTACAAGACATTAAGACTGCCGGTCCCCAGTCCCAGGTCCTGTGTGGGGGCATGGTGGACAGGAGCATGGCGCAG GGAGAACTGATTACGGCTTCCAAGGCCATCATTGAGAAGGAGTACCAGCCACGCGTTATTATCAGCACAGCCGGCCCCAACCCCTTCAACAAGCTGACAGACCGAGAGCTGGATGAGTATCGCAAGGAAGTGGAGCGCAAGCAGAAGGATGCTGAAG AGGGTGAAATTACGTTTCCGGATGTTCCAGTGACCTCTGCAAGAGCAGAAGATGCAGCAGGTGATGTACAGGTTCTCCCAGCAGAAGTCTTGGAAGAGAACACCATGGTTTGTCAGGACCTATTGGTAGACCAGTTACCAGTGATAGAGGTGTCTACTCTAGAAGTGGAAAGAGTGGACGTTTCTCTGGAAGAGCCAAATAAACCGGAGTCTCCTCACAGAGAGTTTCACACAGCCGTCGTCCGAGCCCTTAACACCAACTCCAGTGTCTTGCCTAGTAATTCAG ATCAGCCAGAAGAGTTGGCAGAACAGAAGGACACTATTCCTGACCACTCTTTAGCCCGTACACCTCCCAGTACCCCCAACAGACAAGAAG GAGATGGATATGCTAAAGAGTACCTGTTACCATAG
- the ADD1 gene encoding alpha-adducin isoform X9 has protein sequence MNGDADAGVVTSPPPTNAPHKEKYFDRVDENNPEYLRERNMAPDLRQDFNMMEQKKRVSMILQSPAFCDELETMIQDQLKKGKNPTGLLALQQIADFMTTSVPSVYPSAPQGGMAALNLSLGMVTPVNDLRGSDSIAYEKGEKLLRCKLAAFYRLADLFGWSQLIYNHITVRVSSEQEHFLIVPFGLLYSEVTASSLVKINLQGDLIDRGSTNLGVNKAGFTLHSAIYAARPDVKCIVHIHTAAGAAVSAMKCGLLPLSPEALCLGEVTYHDYHGILVDEEEKILIQKNLGPRSRVLILRNHGLVTMGETVEEAFYYIHQLVSACEIQVRTLASAGGPDNLVLLDPGKYKKSRSPESPSGEAVTHPKWLIGEQEFEALMRMLDNLGYRTGYPYRCPALRDKAKKYSDVEIPASVTGYSFGSDGDSGSCSPLRHSFQKQQREKTKWLNSGRADDAPDEGQNGGSPKSKTKVWTNITHDHVKPLLQSLSSGVCVPSCITNCLWTKEDGLRTATSAVPNLFVPLNTDPKEVQEMRNKIREQNLQDIKTAGPQSQVLCGGMVDRSMAQRLSVYKDAPLSDCAETIDGFDLSEQAFSPAKTYSVRKGELITASKAIIEKEYQPRVIISTAGPNPFNKLTDRELDEYRKEVERKQKDAEDQPEELAEQKDTIPDHSLARTPPSTPNRQEGDGYAKEYLLP, from the exons ATGAACGGTGATGCGGATGCAGGGGTGGTGACCTCGCCACCCCCAACAAATGCTCCACACAAAGAGAAGTATTTTGACCGGGTGGATGAGAATAACCCAGAGTACCTGAGAGAACGCAATATGGCACCAGACCTTCGCCAGGACTTCAACATGATGGAGCAGAAGAAGAGGGTTTCCATGATTCTTCAGAGTCCG GCCTTTTGCGACGAACTGGAAACTATGATCCAAGACCaacttaaaaaaggaaaaaacccCACTGGGTTATTGGCACTACAGCAAATAGCAGACTTCATGACTACAAGCGTACCGAGTGTTTACCCATCAGCCCCTCAAGGAGGAATGGCTGCATTAAACCTAA GCTTGGGAATGGTAACTCCTGTGAATGATCTAAGAGGATCTGACTCTATTGCTTATGAAAAGGGAGAGAAGTTGCTTCGGTGTAAATTGGCCGCATTTTATCGATTAGCAGATTTGTTTGGATGGTCCCAGTTGATCTACAATCACATTACT GTCAGAGTGAGTTCAGAACAAGAACACTTCCTGATTGTCCCCTTTGGTCTCCTCTACAGTGAAGTTACAGCTTCTAGTCTG GTTAAAATCAATCTGCAAGGTGATCTGATTGATCGTGGCAGCACAAACCTGGGAGTGAATAAAGCTGGATTCACATTGCATTCTGCGATTTATGCTGCTCGACCTGATGTGAAATGCATTGTCCATATCCACACCGCTGCTGGGGCCGCA GTGTCTGCAATGAAATGTGGCTTGTTGCCTCTGTCTCCGGAAGCCCTGTGTTTAGGAGAAGTGACTTATCACGACTATCATGGCATACTGGTTGACGAAGAAGAGAAAATATTAATACAGAAGAACTTGGGTCCTAGAAGCCGA GTACTTATTCTCCGAAATCATGGACTGGTAACTATGGGAGAGACCGTTGAAGAGGCTTTTTATTATATACACCAGCTCGTGTCTGCTTGCGAGATTCAG GTACGCACCCTGGCCAGTGCCGGGGGTCCAGATAACTTGGTACTACTAGACCCTGGAAAATACAAAAAGTCCCGTTCACCTGAGTCACCATCTGGAGAAGCGGTTACACACCCAAAATGGCTCATTGGGGAGCAGGAGTTTGAAGCCCTCATGCGAATGCTGGATAACCTG GGATATAGAACCGGCTACCCCTATCGATGCCCTGCCCTGCGAGACAAGGCCAAAAAGTACAGTGACGTAGAGATCCCCGCCAGTGTCACTGGCTACTCCTTTGGCAGTGACGGTGACTCGGGCTCGTGTTCCCCTCTCAGACACAGTTTTCAGAAACAGCAGCGCGAGAAGACAAAGTGGCTGAACTCTGGTAGAGCAGATGACGCCCCAGATGAAGGGCAGAACGGAGGCAGCCCCAAGTCGAAGACTAAGGTGTGGACGAACATTACACACGATCACGTGAAACCCTTGCTGCAGTCTCTCTCGTCCGGTGTCTGCGTGCCAAGCTGTATAACCAACTGCTTG TGGACTAAGGAGGACGGGCTTAGAACGGCCACCTCTGCTGTCCCTAACCTGTTTGTTCCATTGAACACAGACCCCAAGGAAGTACAAGAAATGAGGAACAAG ATAAGGGAACAGAACTTACAAGACATTAAGACTGCCGGTCCCCAGTCCCAGGTCCTGTGTGGGGGCATGGTGGACAGGAGCATGGCGCAG AGACTGTCTGTGTATAAG GATGCACCTCTGTCAGACTGTGCGGAAACTATTGATGGGTTCGATCTGTCAGAGCAGGCCTTTAGTCCAGCTAAAACCTACTCAGTTAGAAAG GGAGAACTGATTACGGCTTCCAAGGCCATCATTGAGAAGGAGTACCAGCCACGCGTTATTATCAGCACAGCCGGCCCCAACCCCTTCAACAAGCTGACAGACCGAGAGCTGGATGAGTATCGCAAGGAAGTGGAGCGCAAGCAGAAGGATGCTGAAG ATCAGCCAGAAGAGTTGGCAGAACAGAAGGACACTATTCCTGACCACTCTTTAGCCCGTACACCTCCCAGTACCCCCAACAGACAAGAAG GAGATGGATATGCTAAAGAGTACCTGTTACCATA A
- the ADD1 gene encoding alpha-adducin isoform X3 encodes MNGDADAGVVTSPPPTNAPHKEKYFDRVDENNPEYLRERNMAPDLRQDFNMMEQKKRVSMILQSPAFCDELETMIQDQLKKGKNPTGLLALQQIADFMTTSVPSVYPSAPQGGMAALNLSLGMVTPVNDLRGSDSIAYEKGEKLLRCKLAAFYRLADLFGWSQLIYNHITVRVSSEQEHFLIVPFGLLYSEVTASSLVKINLQGDLIDRGSTNLGVNKAGFTLHSAIYAARPDVKCIVHIHTAAGAAVSAMKCGLLPLSPEALCLGEVTYHDYHGILVDEEEKILIQKNLGPRSRVLILRNHGLVTMGETVEEAFYYIHQLVSACEIQVRTLASAGGPDNLVLLDPGKYKKSRSPESPSGEAVTHPKWLIGEQEFEALMRMLDNLGYRTGYPYRCPALRDKAKKYSDVEIPASVTGYSFGSDGDSGSCSPLRHSFQKQQREKTKWLNSGRADDAPDEGQNGGSPKSKTKVWTNITHDHVKPLLQSLSSGVCVPSCITNCLWTKEDGLRTATSAVPNLFVPLNTDPKEVQEMRNKIREQNLQDIKTAGPQSQVLCGGMVDRSMAQRLSVYKGELITASKAIIEKEYQPRVIISTAGPNPFNKLTDRELDEYRKEVERKQKDAEEGEITFPDVPVTSARAEDAAGDVQVLPAEVLEENTMVCQDLLVDQLPVIEVSTLEVERVDVSLEEPNKPESPHREFHTAVVRALNTNSSVLPSNSDQPEELAEQKDTIPDHSLARTPPSTPNRQEESQQEQTYKDDSDAATFKQTLPDLTPDEPSEALCFPASAKPNEEQPASGDEDLPKAHTETSHEEIKGLEPQNVESLPATPVAQDAVQADTTAADSAQQQADAAQAEVAPADAAQADAGSDESPGKSPSKKKKKFRTPSFLKKNKKKSES; translated from the exons ATGAACGGTGATGCGGATGCAGGGGTGGTGACCTCGCCACCCCCAACAAATGCTCCACACAAAGAGAAGTATTTTGACCGGGTGGATGAGAATAACCCAGAGTACCTGAGAGAACGCAATATGGCACCAGACCTTCGCCAGGACTTCAACATGATGGAGCAGAAGAAGAGGGTTTCCATGATTCTTCAGAGTCCG GCCTTTTGCGACGAACTGGAAACTATGATCCAAGACCaacttaaaaaaggaaaaaacccCACTGGGTTATTGGCACTACAGCAAATAGCAGACTTCATGACTACAAGCGTACCGAGTGTTTACCCATCAGCCCCTCAAGGAGGAATGGCTGCATTAAACCTAA GCTTGGGAATGGTAACTCCTGTGAATGATCTAAGAGGATCTGACTCTATTGCTTATGAAAAGGGAGAGAAGTTGCTTCGGTGTAAATTGGCCGCATTTTATCGATTAGCAGATTTGTTTGGATGGTCCCAGTTGATCTACAATCACATTACT GTCAGAGTGAGTTCAGAACAAGAACACTTCCTGATTGTCCCCTTTGGTCTCCTCTACAGTGAAGTTACAGCTTCTAGTCTG GTTAAAATCAATCTGCAAGGTGATCTGATTGATCGTGGCAGCACAAACCTGGGAGTGAATAAAGCTGGATTCACATTGCATTCTGCGATTTATGCTGCTCGACCTGATGTGAAATGCATTGTCCATATCCACACCGCTGCTGGGGCCGCA GTGTCTGCAATGAAATGTGGCTTGTTGCCTCTGTCTCCGGAAGCCCTGTGTTTAGGAGAAGTGACTTATCACGACTATCATGGCATACTGGTTGACGAAGAAGAGAAAATATTAATACAGAAGAACTTGGGTCCTAGAAGCCGA GTACTTATTCTCCGAAATCATGGACTGGTAACTATGGGAGAGACCGTTGAAGAGGCTTTTTATTATATACACCAGCTCGTGTCTGCTTGCGAGATTCAG GTACGCACCCTGGCCAGTGCCGGGGGTCCAGATAACTTGGTACTACTAGACCCTGGAAAATACAAAAAGTCCCGTTCACCTGAGTCACCATCTGGAGAAGCGGTTACACACCCAAAATGGCTCATTGGGGAGCAGGAGTTTGAAGCCCTCATGCGAATGCTGGATAACCTG GGATATAGAACCGGCTACCCCTATCGATGCCCTGCCCTGCGAGACAAGGCCAAAAAGTACAGTGACGTAGAGATCCCCGCCAGTGTCACTGGCTACTCCTTTGGCAGTGACGGTGACTCGGGCTCGTGTTCCCCTCTCAGACACAGTTTTCAGAAACAGCAGCGCGAGAAGACAAAGTGGCTGAACTCTGGTAGAGCAGATGACGCCCCAGATGAAGGGCAGAACGGAGGCAGCCCCAAGTCGAAGACTAAGGTGTGGACGAACATTACACACGATCACGTGAAACCCTTGCTGCAGTCTCTCTCGTCCGGTGTCTGCGTGCCAAGCTGTATAACCAACTGCTTG TGGACTAAGGAGGACGGGCTTAGAACGGCCACCTCTGCTGTCCCTAACCTGTTTGTTCCATTGAACACAGACCCCAAGGAAGTACAAGAAATGAGGAACAAG ATAAGGGAACAGAACTTACAAGACATTAAGACTGCCGGTCCCCAGTCCCAGGTCCTGTGTGGGGGCATGGTGGACAGGAGCATGGCGCAG AGACTGTCTGTGTATAAG GGAGAACTGATTACGGCTTCCAAGGCCATCATTGAGAAGGAGTACCAGCCACGCGTTATTATCAGCACAGCCGGCCCCAACCCCTTCAACAAGCTGACAGACCGAGAGCTGGATGAGTATCGCAAGGAAGTGGAGCGCAAGCAGAAGGATGCTGAAG AGGGTGAAATTACGTTTCCGGATGTTCCAGTGACCTCTGCAAGAGCAGAAGATGCAGCAGGTGATGTACAGGTTCTCCCAGCAGAAGTCTTGGAAGAGAACACCATGGTTTGTCAGGACCTATTGGTAGACCAGTTACCAGTGATAGAGGTGTCTACTCTAGAAGTGGAAAGAGTGGACGTTTCTCTGGAAGAGCCAAATAAACCGGAGTCTCCTCACAGAGAGTTTCACACAGCCGTCGTCCGAGCCCTTAACACCAACTCCAGTGTCTTGCCTAGTAATTCAG ATCAGCCAGAAGAGTTGGCAGAACAGAAGGACACTATTCCTGACCACTCTTTAGCCCGTACACCTCCCAGTACCCCCAACAGACAAGAAG AATCTCAGCAGGAGCAGACTTACAAAGATGACAGTGATGCTGCAACCTTCAAGCAGACTCTTCCAGACCTGACCCCGGATGAACCATCTGAAGCCCTCTGCTTCCCAGCGTCTGCAAAACCAAATGAAGAACAACCGGCTTCTGGTGATGAAGACCTCCCAAAGGCCCATACAGAAACCTCTCATGAAGAAATTAAAGGACTTGAACCACAGAACGTTGAGTCTCTTCCTGCCACGCCGGTAGCCCAGGATGCCGTGCAGGCGGATACGACTGCGGCAGACTCGGCACAACAACAGGCGGACGCTGCGCAGGCAGAGGTGGCACCGGCAGACGCGGCACAGGCAGACGCTGGCAGCGACGAGTCTCCTGGAAAATCCCCCtccaaaaagaagaagaaattccGTACCCCTTCCTTCCTGAAGAAGAACAAAAAGAAGAGCGAGTCGTAA